In Burkholderia gladioli, a genomic segment contains:
- the gtdA gene encoding gentisate 1,2-dioxygenase, which yields MATSSLQSATCGDSAERLALYDQLDNANSAPLWAVMSQLVTPEPRPYCVPYKWDYSVMRELLLSAGKLITAKEAERRVLVLENPGIRGISQITQSLYAGLQLILPGEVAPTHRHAAAALRLIIEGGGGYTSVSGERIPMSPGDFILTPSWTFHDHGNLGDDPVIWLDGLDVPMVNLFDASFAEAYPAGETQKVERLTGDALARYGSNLLPVEYVPQGAASPVFHYPYSRVKDVLQRLHASGSLDPRHGIKLQYANPATGGYPLPTIAAFMQQLPARFTGAPYRSTDSTVYCVREGRGFSSISGECIRWQAGDVFVAPSWSVTSHHAVEPAVLFSFSDRPAQKALGLWREEALDY from the coding sequence ATGGCAACGTCTTCCCTTCAGTCTGCAACATGCGGGGACAGCGCTGAACGCCTTGCGCTGTACGACCAACTCGACAACGCGAACTCCGCTCCGTTGTGGGCCGTGATGTCCCAACTCGTGACGCCTGAGCCGCGACCGTACTGTGTACCCTACAAGTGGGACTATTCAGTCATGCGGGAACTGCTCCTGAGTGCTGGGAAGCTCATCACCGCGAAGGAAGCAGAGCGCAGAGTGCTGGTGCTGGAAAATCCGGGGATTCGCGGTATCTCACAGATTACTCAGAGTCTGTACGCCGGGCTTCAGCTAATTCTTCCAGGCGAAGTTGCGCCGACTCACCGACACGCAGCGGCGGCCTTGCGCCTGATCATCGAAGGTGGAGGCGGGTACACGTCAGTAAGTGGCGAACGAATACCGATGTCGCCAGGTGATTTCATTCTCACGCCATCCTGGACGTTTCATGACCATGGGAATCTCGGGGATGACCCCGTGATATGGCTTGACGGTCTGGACGTTCCCATGGTCAACCTCTTCGACGCGAGCTTTGCCGAGGCCTACCCGGCGGGTGAAACACAGAAGGTTGAGCGATTGACTGGTGACGCGCTGGCGCGTTACGGATCGAACCTGCTTCCGGTGGAGTACGTCCCGCAAGGCGCGGCTTCCCCGGTTTTTCATTACCCCTACTCGAGGGTAAAGGACGTCCTTCAGCGATTGCATGCAAGCGGCAGCCTGGATCCGCGCCACGGCATAAAGCTTCAGTATGCCAATCCCGCCACCGGTGGTTATCCGCTGCCGACCATCGCGGCATTCATGCAGCAGTTGCCCGCGCGATTCACTGGAGCTCCCTATCGCTCCACCGATTCAACAGTTTATTGCGTCCGCGAAGGCCGCGGGTTCAGTTCGATAAGCGGTGAGTGCATCCGCTGGCAGGCCGGCGATGTCTTTGTCGCGCCATCCTGGAGCGTCACCTCGCATCACGCGGTTGAACCGGCTGTGCTGTTCAGCTTCTCTGATCGGCCGGCGCAGAAGGCACTGGGATTGTGGCGGGAAGAAGCCCTCGATTACTGA